A window of the Mesotoga prima MesG1.Ag.4.2 genome harbors these coding sequences:
- the osmF gene encoding glycine betaine ABC transporter substrate-binding protein OsmF — protein sequence MFIVKRLILIGLLFIAFSGFALKGPITVASKIDTEGALLGQMIVTVLEKNGFEVVDKTEFGTTSVIRKAITAGEIDIYPEYTGNGGFFFDDTDPTVWKNAKSGYETVKTLDLERNGLVWLTPAPANNTWALAIRKDISDGEGIKTLEDLANYVNGGGFIKLAASEEFLTRADAMPAFQEAYGFELSNDQLLAFSGGNTAQTIRAAAQSIDGVNLAMAYGTDGALSALRLVVLEDTKGVQPVYEPAPIVRKEIFEMYPEIGELLKPVFESLDLETLQSLNASIAIEGLDAGDVAEQYLKSKSLID from the coding sequence TTGTTTATTGTGAAGAGATTGATTTTAATTGGATTATTGTTCATAGCATTTTCAGGTTTTGCACTGAAGGGGCCGATTACGGTGGCATCGAAGATAGACACGGAAGGCGCGCTCCTGGGCCAGATGATTGTAACTGTCCTCGAGAAGAATGGATTCGAGGTTGTAGACAAGACTGAATTCGGTACGACGAGCGTCATTCGAAAGGCGATCACTGCCGGAGAGATAGATATCTACCCTGAGTACACGGGCAACGGAGGGTTCTTCTTCGATGACACCGATCCCACGGTATGGAAGAACGCGAAATCCGGATATGAGACGGTGAAGACCCTCGATCTTGAAAGGAACGGACTCGTGTGGCTTACCCCCGCCCCGGCAAACAACACCTGGGCTCTGGCTATCCGAAAGGATATTTCCGACGGTGAAGGAATCAAGACTCTCGAGGACCTTGCGAATTATGTGAACGGTGGAGGCTTCATCAAGCTTGCCGCTTCCGAGGAGTTTCTTACGAGAGCCGATGCGATGCCAGCCTTCCAGGAGGCATATGGCTTTGAGCTTTCCAACGATCAGCTTCTGGCCTTCTCCGGAGGAAACACCGCTCAGACGATCAGAGCCGCAGCGCAAAGCATCGACGGGGTAAATCTGGCTATGGCCTACGGTACTGATGGTGCCCTCTCGGCTCTGAGGCTGGTCGTCCTTGAAGATACCAAAGGCGTGCAGCCAGTATATGAGCCTGCCCCGATAGTGAGAAAGGAGATCTTCGAGATGTACCCCGAGATCGGAGAACTGCTAAAGCCGGTCTTCGAATCTCTCGATCTGGAGACGCTTCAGTCCTTGAACGCTTCGATAGCGATTGAGGGCCTGGACGCGGGCGACGTAGCCGAACAGTATCTCAAGTCGAAGTCTTTGATAGATTAA
- a CDS encoding mercuric reductase, whose amino-acid sequence MKDRKREFDAIVIGSGQGGTPLVLSLADEGWRVALVERKAVGGTCVNEGCTPTKTMIASARVAHLVQRSEEYGVVAGESSVDIQKVIQRKRQVVESFREGSRKRIIDSPNLSLIEGSASFVGDRELEVRLKEGETELIEARTIVINTGTSPATPKIPGLERVEAHDSTSIMELDELPEHLIVLGGGYVGLEFGQMFRRFGSRVTIIQRDKQLLSLEDEDIATLVLEILRGEGIDVLLESEPIEIDSCEGNRNSVRLRFSDKEKPVVGSHLLLATGRVPNTPDLNLERAGVKVDGRGFIEVNSKLETTTKNVYAIGDVKGGPAFTHISYDDFRVMKENLVNGRGLTIQERFVPYVVFIDPQLGRIGLTEKQAVSQGRQFRVATLPFDRVARAIETNETRGMMKALVDSKTDRIIGAAILGVEGGEIMSAIQIAMMGNLPYTSLRDGIFAHPTFAESLNNVFMGLDT is encoded by the coding sequence ATGAAGGATAGGAAAAGGGAATTTGATGCAATAGTCATTGGTTCCGGCCAGGGAGGTACTCCCCTCGTACTCTCCCTTGCAGATGAGGGATGGAGGGTTGCCCTTGTCGAGAGGAAGGCAGTTGGAGGAACGTGTGTAAATGAAGGATGTACGCCAACGAAGACCATGATAGCAAGTGCAAGAGTGGCGCATCTTGTCCAGCGATCAGAGGAATACGGAGTTGTTGCGGGAGAATCTTCAGTCGATATTCAGAAGGTTATTCAGCGAAAGAGACAAGTTGTTGAGAGCTTCAGAGAAGGCAGCAGGAAAAGGATTATTGATTCTCCTAACCTTTCTCTGATTGAAGGCAGCGCAAGTTTTGTTGGTGACAGAGAGCTTGAAGTAAGGCTTAAGGAGGGGGAGACCGAGCTAATTGAGGCAAGGACAATTGTGATCAATACAGGAACGAGCCCGGCAACTCCAAAAATACCTGGTCTTGAACGAGTTGAAGCACACGACTCTACGTCGATAATGGAACTCGACGAACTTCCGGAGCACTTGATAGTCCTTGGTGGTGGGTACGTGGGTCTTGAATTCGGTCAGATGTTCAGGCGTTTTGGAAGCAGGGTAACGATAATTCAGAGGGATAAGCAGTTGCTTTCACTTGAAGATGAGGACATTGCGACGTTGGTTCTGGAGATTCTCAGAGGTGAAGGCATAGATGTTCTACTGGAATCAGAACCGATAGAAATCGATAGTTGTGAAGGCAACAGGAATAGTGTAAGGTTACGTTTTTCGGATAAGGAAAAGCCGGTAGTCGGAAGTCACTTGTTACTGGCGACCGGAAGGGTACCCAACACTCCTGATCTTAATCTCGAAAGGGCAGGAGTTAAGGTTGACGGTAGAGGTTTTATTGAGGTCAACAGTAAGCTGGAGACCACAACCAAGAATGTATATGCCATCGGAGATGTCAAGGGCGGGCCCGCCTTCACCCACATTTCATACGATGATTTCAGGGTAATGAAAGAGAATCTCGTAAACGGGAGGGGTTTGACGATACAAGAGAGGTTTGTTCCATACGTGGTGTTCATAGATCCCCAACTTGGCAGGATAGGTCTTACTGAGAAACAAGCTGTTAGTCAAGGACGTCAATTCCGTGTGGCGACTCTCCCCTTTGATAGAGTGGCTCGGGCGATCGAAACGAATGAGACGCGTGGAATGATGAAGGCTCTTGTAGATTCGAAGACAGACCGGATTATTGGAGCAGCGATTCTGGGAGTGGAGGGTGGCGAGATCATGTCTGCAATTCAGATTGCAATGATGGGTAATCTTCCCTATACTTCGCTGAGAGATGGTATTTTCGCACACCCGACGTTTGCAGAGTCTCTTAACAATGTTTTCATGGGACTGGATACTTAG
- a CDS encoding 4Fe-4S dicluster domain-containing protein has product MRRYDERNTIFARMNYEAGTPEYCDYYSRHPELKEIDDELRERPDLCDRNSPSYDPLDASEVSSNFSLVASLRSLCDGKPSSEKLHVDITTATETIKRIAIDSGAELVAITNMKPEFYYSHRGRHRENYGDEISLRLPFGIVFAVELDGEMIDAAPAMPAMVESSRKYLKAAMIGLTISYFIRGLGYSARNHMDGNYLAVLPIVGAAAGLGLIGRHGLLISSSLGPRMKLGLVTTEMPLKCTPPLEKNLERFCSDCGICSRECPVSAIPGCEGQKANDTPRWKVDHELCYSYWRRNGTDCGICIRVCPFSRV; this is encoded by the coding sequence ATGCGCAGATACGATGAGCGCAACACGATTTTTGCTCGGATGAATTATGAAGCCGGTACTCCTGAGTACTGCGACTACTACTCTAGACATCCCGAGTTGAAGGAGATAGATGACGAGCTTCGCGAAAGACCCGATCTCTGCGACAGAAATTCTCCTTCTTACGATCCTCTAGATGCTTCAGAGGTGAGTTCGAATTTCTCCCTTGTTGCCAGTCTACGAAGCCTGTGTGATGGAAAACCATCTAGTGAGAAGCTTCACGTAGATATAACAACCGCTACCGAGACAATCAAACGCATCGCTATTGACAGCGGCGCGGAACTCGTAGCCATAACGAATATGAAACCCGAGTTCTATTATAGCCACAGGGGAAGACATAGAGAGAATTATGGGGATGAAATAAGCTTACGGCTTCCCTTCGGAATAGTCTTCGCTGTCGAGTTGGACGGCGAAATGATAGATGCTGCACCGGCCATGCCAGCAATGGTCGAAAGCTCCAGGAAATACTTGAAGGCAGCCATGATCGGACTGACTATCTCGTACTTCATTAGGGGGCTGGGTTACTCCGCCAGAAATCATATGGACGGAAACTATCTCGCAGTTCTACCGATAGTCGGTGCCGCCGCCGGACTTGGGTTAATAGGAAGGCATGGCCTTCTTATCTCCTCCAGTCTAGGACCAAGAATGAAGCTGGGACTTGTGACCACTGAAATGCCCTTGAAATGTACCCCACCACTGGAAAAGAATCTCGAGCGATTCTGCAGCGACTGCGGAATCTGTTCCCGCGAGTGTCCGGTTTCCGCAATTCCCGGCTGCGAAGGACAAAAAGCCAATGATACGCCAAGATGGAAGGTTGACCACGAGCTCTGCTACTCCTACTGGAGAAGAAACGGGACGGACTGCGGTATTTGCATAAGAGTCTGTCCATTCTCCAGAGTATAG
- a CDS encoding mechanosensitive ion channel family protein: MNDVIQTIIEWAIRIGISIAILLVAKWLSGIFYKAFIKFTEKTSVVSIQYRKTMRTLFNLAFYALAAFIIISVLFKNLAPVLAGLGVSGIIVGLAVKEPLENLICGILIMINKLIYEGEAVDIGGTSGGVQEIKLNHVLIKTWDGKLVTIPSKNVWAATIIHFWPDNIRRNDLNVGVSYSSDLNKVMKILEEAVNSYEKLYVDDNHKPMIQFTGYGASSIDFVVRFWVEKANFIDSSTELAKIIKSRFDENGIEIPFSQLDLHIKDGHTEGRNEVRG, translated from the coding sequence ATGAATGATGTAATCCAAACAATAATCGAATGGGCGATTAGAATCGGGATCAGCATCGCAATCCTTCTGGTTGCAAAATGGCTTTCGGGCATCTTCTACAAAGCATTCATTAAATTCACTGAGAAGACATCCGTTGTCTCCATTCAATATCGGAAGACAATGAGAACGCTGTTCAACCTCGCCTTCTATGCTCTGGCGGCCTTCATAATTATCTCGGTTCTCTTCAAGAATCTGGCTCCCGTTCTCGCCGGTCTCGGAGTATCCGGTATCATTGTCGGTCTCGCTGTCAAGGAGCCTCTAGAAAACCTAATCTGCGGGATACTAATAATGATAAACAAGCTAATCTACGAGGGAGAGGCAGTTGACATCGGAGGGACATCCGGAGGAGTCCAGGAGATCAAACTCAATCACGTGCTCATAAAGACATGGGACGGAAAGCTAGTCACGATCCCTAGCAAAAACGTCTGGGCAGCAACGATTATTCACTTCTGGCCCGACAACATAAGACGAAACGATCTCAACGTCGGGGTTTCCTATTCGAGCGACCTGAACAAAGTCATGAAGATCCTGGAGGAAGCCGTAAATTCTTACGAGAAGCTTTACGTCGATGACAACCACAAACCGATGATACAGTTCACCGGATACGGCGCGTCTTCCATAGACTTCGTCGTCAGGTTCTGGGTAGAGAAGGCAAACTTCATAGACTCAAGCACCGAACTGGCAAAGATCATAAAATCCAGATTCGACGAAAACGGCATAGAGATTCCTTTCAGCCAGCTCGATCTCCATATAAAGGACGGCCACACAGAAGGGAGAAACGAGGTTAGAGGTTAG
- a CDS encoding glucoamylase family protein, translating to MKFEEILDLEERSSFDFFWKESSLSDRGYGLIRDNTKDRNVASIASVGFGLSALPVGVERGWISRKSGEERAVKTLKSFLNNVEQKEGFFVHFIDMIEGRRAYRSEVSVIDTALFLMGGLVAAEYFGGETSELFRTIYGRVNFPWYVNGERNCFYMGYSYERGFWGGWDRYAEQIIMYVLGAASPTCPTDPSLYYSFARDRGTYEELEVIHTYTGSLFTYQFSHAWIDFRKIRDRDGIDWFENSIRASLANWKYCSSEGKNYRTLHERSWGLTACDSPDGYRGDFGAPPSAKSNTAHRIDGTVPPCGALGSIVFVPGIVEETVKHYFENVPELWSEYGFLDAYNLDRNWISDRVIGIDKGITLLMIENYRSGMIWELTMGSEYIKNGLERLGFSRREEW from the coding sequence ATGAAGTTTGAAGAGATACTGGATCTCGAGGAGAGATCGTCGTTCGACTTCTTCTGGAAGGAGTCCTCCCTTTCCGACAGGGGTTACGGCCTGATAAGGGACAACACGAAAGACAGAAACGTTGCGAGCATCGCCTCGGTGGGCTTCGGCCTATCGGCCCTGCCAGTAGGTGTTGAAAGGGGCTGGATAAGCAGAAAGAGCGGCGAAGAAAGAGCGGTAAAGACGCTGAAGAGCTTCCTGAACAACGTTGAACAGAAAGAAGGCTTCTTTGTGCATTTCATAGATATGATCGAAGGCAGGAGGGCTTACAGATCGGAAGTCTCGGTTATCGACACCGCGCTCTTTCTCATGGGCGGGCTCGTCGCGGCCGAATACTTCGGCGGGGAGACGTCGGAGCTTTTCAGGACCATTTACGGACGGGTGAACTTCCCCTGGTACGTGAATGGGGAGAGAAACTGCTTCTATATGGGCTACAGCTACGAACGTGGCTTCTGGGGAGGGTGGGATCGCTACGCCGAACAGATAATCATGTACGTACTGGGCGCCGCCTCTCCGACCTGCCCGACGGACCCGTCGCTTTATTACTCCTTCGCCAGAGACAGGGGGACCTACGAAGAGCTGGAAGTGATCCACACATACACTGGCTCGCTCTTCACCTATCAGTTCAGCCACGCCTGGATAGATTTCCGAAAAATCCGCGACAGGGACGGAATCGACTGGTTCGAGAACTCCATCAGGGCCTCTCTGGCCAACTGGAAGTACTGCTCAAGCGAGGGGAAAAACTACAGAACCCTGCATGAAAGATCCTGGGGACTCACCGCCTGCGACTCTCCGGATGGCTACAGGGGAGATTTCGGAGCGCCGCCTTCGGCCAAATCCAACACCGCTCACAGAATCGACGGAACCGTGCCACCCTGTGGAGCGCTTGGCTCGATCGTATTCGTCCCCGGGATAGTCGAAGAGACAGTGAAACACTACTTCGAAAACGTGCCGGAACTCTGGAGCGAGTACGGATTTCTAGATGCCTACAACCTCGACAGAAACTGGATCTCGGACAGGGTCATCGGCATAGACAAGGGAATAACGCTGCTCATGATCGAAAACTACAGAAGCGGAATGATCTGGGAACTGACCATGGGTAGCGAATACATAAAAAACGGCCTCGAAAGGCTGGGCTTCTCACGGCGGGAAGAGTGGTAA